The following DNA comes from Microbacterium foliorum.
GCCACCTGGCCAGCACACCCTGCGGCACGTCCTCGCGCGTCAGGGCGAACGCGTAGTGATCGCGCCAGTCGCCGTCGATGTGGATGTACCGGCGACGCAGCCCCTCGTAGCGGAACCCGAGCTTCTGCACGACCCTCAGACTCGCGACGTTCTCGGGGCGGATGCAGATCTCCATCCGATGCAGGGCGTACTCCGTGAAGCACGCGTCCGTCGCGAGTGCGACAGCCGTCGGCGCGATGCCCTTGCCCGCGAAGCGCTCGCTCACCCAGTAGCCGATGGTCGCCGAGCACAGCGACCCGCGCGAGACCCCCCAGACGTTGAGCTGCCCGGCGATCTCGCCCTCGTACTCCATGACGAACGGATAGCCCGCACCGTCGCGGTACTGCTGCAGCAGACGACGGATGCTGAGCCGCATGTCGAACGAGACCGAGCCGTACGGCACGGTGGCCTCCCACGGCTGCAGCCAGGAGCGGTTGCTCAGCAGCTCGTGCTGCAGAGCCCTCGCGTCCCGGGAGCGCACGAGGCGCAGCTCGATGGGCCCGTGCCGCATCCCTGTCGCCTGATCCATCCGCGCGCCCACGACCGCGACGACGCCTAGAGGCGTTCCGCGAACTCCTTGAGCCACGGACGCAGCTCGGGACCGAGGTCATCGCGATCGGAGGCCAGCTGCACGATCGCCTTGATGTAGTCGACGCGGTCACCGGTGTCATACCGGCGTCCGCGGAAGATCACGCCGACCACACCGGGGCCCTCGGGGCTGGTCGCCAGCTCCTGCAGCGCATCGGTCAGTTGGATCTCTCCGCCCTTGCCCGGTTCGGTGCGCTCGAGCACCTCGAAGATCGACGCGGGAAGCACATAGCGACCGATGATCGCGAGGTTCGACGGAGCATCTTCGGCGGCCGGCTTCTCGACGAGGTCGGTCACGCGCACGGCATCCGATCCCTCGATGTCCTCGACGGCTGCGGCGCCGTACATGTGGATGCTCGCGGGGTCGACCTCCATGAGGGCGATCACGGCAGCACCGGTGCGCTCGTGCTCCGCGATCATCTCGGTGAGCAGCTGGTCGCGCTCGTCGATGAGGTCGTCGCCCAGAAGCACGGCGAAGGAGCTGTCGCCGACGTGCGTGCGAGCGCGCAGCACCGCGTGACCGAGGCCCTTCGGCTCGCCCTGTCGGACGAAGTGGATGTCGGCGAGATCGCTCGAGTGGATGACCCGCGCCAGGCGACCGGTGTCGCCCTTCTCCATCAGCTTCACCTCGAGCTCGGGAACCGAGTCGAAGTGGTTGGAGATCGCGTTCTTGTTGCGGCCGATGATGACGAGGATGTCGTCGATCCCGGCGGAGGCGGCCTCTTCGACGACGTACTGGATGGCCGGCTTGTCGACGACCGGCAGCATCTCCTTCGGCATCGCCTTCGTCGCCGGCAGGAACCGTGTTCCCAATCCTGCAGCGGGAATGACAGCCTTCATCTTCCTAATACCCATCCACACAGCCTAGTGGGGATGCCACCGTAGACTCGGAGGCATGTCCCATGACGTCGAGCATGAGAAGCGCGCGCTTCGCGCCGAACTCCGCGAGCGCCGCCAGCTGCTGAGCGACGCGCAGCGAGAGACCGCCGCATCCGCCATCACACAGCGACTCGATGAACTCGTCGAGTCGCTCGGCGCCCGATCGATCTCGTGCTTCCTCTCGACCACGACCGAACCGGGCACGAGGGATTTCGTCACCGGGGCCGTGCGCCGCGGCATCCGGGTCCTGCTTCCGGTGACGCGCGCAGACGGCCTGCTCGACTGGGCGGTGGCGACCGATGACGACGACATCACCGAGGGCCTGTTCGGGCTGCCCGAGCCCACCGGCGAGGTCCTCGGTCCGATCGCGGTCAACGACGTCGATCTGATGGTGATCCCCGCCGCCGCCGTCGACCGCACCGGGATGCGCATGGGCTGGGGGCGCGGATACTTCGACAAGACCATCGGATCGATGGAGAAGTGCCCACCTGTCTACGCAGTCATCTATGATTCCGAGGTACTCGACTTCCTGCCGAGGGAAGTGCACGATCAGCCGGTCTCCGGCATCGTGACTCCCACGCAGACCCTGCACCTGTCGCCGACGCGACGCTGACCCGCGAGGATCGCAATGCCCACCTATGCCTATGCCTGCCGTTCGTGCGGCCACGCCTTCGACGCCGTGCAGAGCTTCTCGGACGACGCCCTCACCGTGTGCCCCGAATGCGGCGGCGAGCTGCGCAAGCAGTATGGATCGATCGGCGTGACGTTCAACGGATCGGGCTTCTATCGCACCGACTCGCGCGCGGGCTCCGGCGCTTCCGCCCCTGCCCCGGCATCATCGAAGTCGGAGCCGGCCAAGAGCACCACTCCGGCACCCGCGTCGACCAGCACTTCTTCCTGACAACATCGACTCTTCGGAGGCATTCATGCTCAAAGGCTTCAAGGACTTCATCCTCCGCGGCAACGTGATCGACCTCGCAGTCGCGGTCGTCATCGGCACCGCGTTCACGGCGATCGTCACCGCCGTGGTCAGCAGCATCATCACCCCGCTCGTCTCGCTGTTCTTCAAGGCCGATGCGGCCGGCAACTTCGGTCCGACGCTGACGAGCATCTACGGCGACGAGGTCACGTTCCCGATCGGCGACCTGATCTCGGCGATCATCAGCTTCCTCTCGGTCGCCCTGGTCGTGTACTTCGTCTTCGTCCTGCCGATGAACACGTTCAAGGCGCACGTCGAGGCCCGCAAGGGCACCCCGGCCGAGCAGCCCGAGGAGGAGCCGGCCGCGGCCACCGAGGCCGAACTGCTCGTCGAGATCCGCGACCTGCTCGCCAGGAACAGCTCGCGCAGCTGACGCGCCGCCGTCCTACGACGAAGCGCACGGTCCTGATCGGGCCGTGCGCTTCGTCGTATCCCCTGTGGAGAACTCGGGGGCAGGCGCTCAGTAGTGCGGGGGCACGTCCTGCATCAGCTGATCGTCGTTCGGACCCTTCGGACCCTTCGGACCCTTCGGCCGACGCGGCTCCTTCGAGACCCGCTCCGGGTCGGTGTCGGTTCCCGCCACCGGAGTGAGCCGGGCCCGTCTCGATCCGACGACCCGAACGACCTTCTGCCGGGGCGCGTCAGGGTCGCGTTGGTCAGTCATTCTGCGGATCGGAGAGATCGATCGGCTGCGTGTCGTTCTCGGCGCGAGCCGCGGATGCCGAGATGCCCAGGACTCCCGCGATACGCGTGGCCGCGGTGACCGGGTCGCTGTAGAGGTCGAACGCATGCACGCGCACGTAGTGCCAGCCGAGGCGACGCAGCACATGCGGGCGCAGTCGTAGCGTCTCGCGCAGGGACTCCCCCCGAGACTCCGGGTCTGACTCGATCACGACCGCCTTGCCGTTGTGCTGGGCGACGAGCGGCAGCAGGCCGCGGTAGTCGACGTCGACGGCGGCGCCGAGGCGGCGCAGCTCGCGCGCGAGTGCGAGTGTCAGCGGATCGGCGAGGTCCTCGAGGCGCGCATCGCGTGCACGGGTGGCGAGGCCGCCCAGGATCGACATCAGCGTGGCCGCGCCGTACTCGAGGCGACCGTCGTCGAACGAAGAGGGCCGGATCGACGAGACGATGACCATGGACCGCCGCGCACGGGTCATCCCCACCGTGAGCAGCCGCTCGCCATCCGGTGTCGAGAGGTCACCGAAGTCGCTGAGCACCCGGCCGTGCTTGGTGAGGCCGTAGCCGAGCGAGAAGATCACGCGGTCGCGGCTCTCGGCGACCGACTCCTCGAGAGTGAGCACCGCGAAGGGCTCGGCAGTGTCGCGGCCGACGAAGTCGGCGACATCCGATCGTCCGGCGAAGGCGGAGGTGACCGCGGCGCGCACACGCTCAGCGTGACGTCTGCTCGCCGTGACGACCATCAGAGACTCGTCCGGGCGGTGCACGGCGTGCTCGACGACCAGCGTGACCACGCGCGCGACCTCGGCTTCGGGGCTCTCCACCGCACCTGACACGGGGTCGGGGGCTCCGGTGCCGCCTTCGACATAGTCGACGGTGAGACTGCCACGGCCGAGATACGAGCCCGCCCAGGGCAGGGAGACGATCTCGCCGCCGTAGAACGCGTCGTTGATGAGCTCGGCGAGGTCTTCGCCGCCGGCGCGGTAGCTGCGCGTGAGGGTCATCACCGGGAGCAGTTCCGAGAGCCGCTCGAACACCGATACGGAGTCGAAGGGAACCTCGTGCTCCCACTCGGACCCCGGGTCGACGGCGACGTGGAACGCGGTCGGCAGCTGCGTGACCGGGTCGCCGAACGCCACGACCTGACGGGCGCGGCGGATCGCCGGGGCGGCCTCTGCCAGGTTGATCGCGGCCGCATCGACGAGGAGCACCGTGTCGAATTCGACCGAGTCGGGGATCTGCGGCACGAGGTAGGGCGACGAGATCCAGACCGGTGCGAGCACGTCGACGAGCGTGGGCGCTGAGCTCACGATCTCGGCCGTCGTCGTGCCCGGCTGCTTCAGTGCGCGCCTCAGATTCTGGGATTCCTGCGGCTCGTCGACGATCGCGATCTTCCACTGGTTCGCGAGCTGCCACGCGAGCAGCGGGCCCGCCATCGCGGCATGCGCCTCGTCGACGAGACGGAAGTCCCGCTCGAGCCGATCGACCACAGCGGTGTTCGCGCCGAGCAGCGCACGGTCCTCCTGCAGAGCGCGTTCGAGCAGCGTCTGCCACCAGGCGAACTCCAGCTCGT
Coding sequences within:
- a CDS encoding GNAT family N-acetyltransferase, translated to MRHGPIELRLVRSRDARALQHELLSNRSWLQPWEATVPYGSVSFDMRLSIRRLLQQYRDGAGYPFVMEYEGEIAGQLNVWGVSRGSLCSATIGYWVSERFAGKGIAPTAVALATDACFTEYALHRMEICIRPENVASLRVVQKLGFRYEGLRRRYIHIDGDWRDHYAFALTREDVPQGVLARWLNGEVPPDAATIPPSDRFAL
- the galU gene encoding UTP--glucose-1-phosphate uridylyltransferase GalU, encoding MGIRKMKAVIPAAGLGTRFLPATKAMPKEMLPVVDKPAIQYVVEEAASAGIDDILVIIGRNKNAISNHFDSVPELEVKLMEKGDTGRLARVIHSSDLADIHFVRQGEPKGLGHAVLRARTHVGDSSFAVLLGDDLIDERDQLLTEMIAEHERTGAAVIALMEVDPASIHMYGAAAVEDIEGSDAVRVTDLVEKPAAEDAPSNLAIIGRYVLPASIFEVLERTEPGKGGEIQLTDALQELATSPEGPGVVGVIFRGRRYDTGDRVDYIKAIVQLASDRDDLGPELRPWLKEFAERL
- a CDS encoding 5-formyltetrahydrofolate cyclo-ligase is translated as MSHDVEHEKRALRAELRERRQLLSDAQRETAASAITQRLDELVESLGARSISCFLSTTTEPGTRDFVTGAVRRGIRVLLPVTRADGLLDWAVATDDDDITEGLFGLPEPTGEVLGPIAVNDVDLMVIPAAAVDRTGMRMGWGRGYFDKTIGSMEKCPPVYAVIYDSEVLDFLPREVHDQPVSGIVTPTQTLHLSPTRR
- a CDS encoding FmdB family zinc ribbon protein, giving the protein MPTYAYACRSCGHAFDAVQSFSDDALTVCPECGGELRKQYGSIGVTFNGSGFYRTDSRAGSGASAPAPASSKSEPAKSTTPAPASTSTSS
- the mscL gene encoding large conductance mechanosensitive channel protein MscL → MLKGFKDFILRGNVIDLAVAVVIGTAFTAIVTAVVSSIITPLVSLFFKADAAGNFGPTLTSIYGDEVTFPIGDLISAIISFLSVALVVYFVFVLPMNTFKAHVEARKGTPAEQPEEEPAAATEAELLVEIRDLLARNSSRS